Proteins encoded together in one Musa acuminata AAA Group cultivar baxijiao chromosome BXJ3-6, Cavendish_Baxijiao_AAA, whole genome shotgun sequence window:
- the LOC135641716 gene encoding chalcone synthase 2-like produces the protein MAKVQEIRRLQRAEGPATVLAVGTATPANVVYQADYPDYYFRITKSEHLTELKEKFKRMCDKSMIRKRYMHLNEEILQENPNMCAYMAPSLDARQDIVVVEVPKLGKEAAAKAIKEWGQPKSKITHLVFCTTSGVDMPGADYQLTKLLGLRPSVNRFMMYQQGCFAGGTVLRLAKDLAENSRGARVLVVCSEITAVTFRGPSESHLDSLVGQALFGDGAAAIIVGADPDPVTERPIFQLVSASQTILPDSEGAIDGHLLEVGLTFHLLKDVPGLISKNIERSLVDAFKPLGISDWNSMFWIVHPGGPAILDQVEAKLGLEKEKMKATRQVLSEYGNMSSACVLFILDEMRKRSAEDGKATTGEGLEWGVLFGFGPGLTVETVVLHSIPIATR, from the exons ATGGCCAAGGTGCAGGAGATCAGGCGTTTGCAGAGGGCCGAGGGGCCTGCCACGGTGCTCGCCGTCGGCACCGCCACCCCTGCCAACGTCGTGTACCAGGCCGACTACCCGGACTACTACTTCCGCATCACCAAGAGCGAGCACCTCACTGAGCTCAAGGAGAAGTTTAAGAGGATGT GTGACAAGTCTATGATCCGCAAACGTTACATGCACCTCAACGAGGAGATCCTGCAAGAGAACCCTAACATGTGCGCGTACATGGCGCCGTCGCTGGACGCCCGGCAGGATAtcgtggtggtggaggtgccgaaGCTCGGGAAGGAGGCGGCAGCCAAGGCCATCAAGGAGTGGGGGCAGCCCAAGTCCAAGATCACCCACCTGGTCTTCTGCACCACCAGCGGGGTCGACATGCCCGGGGCCGACTACCAGCTCACCAAGCTCCTCGGCCTCCGCCCATCCGTCAACCGGTTCATGATGTACCAGCAGGGCTGTTTCGCTGGCGGCACGGTGCTCCGCCTGGCCAAGGACCTGGCGGAGAACAGCCGCGGCGCCCGGGTGCTCGTGGTCTGCTCCGAGATCACTGCTGTCACCTTCCGCGGGCCTTCGGAGTCTCACCTCGACAGCCTCGTGGGGCAGGCCCTGTTCGGCGACGGCGCCGCCGCCATCATCGTCGGCGCAGACCCGGACCCCGTCACGGAGCGCCCTATCTTCCAGCTCGTCTCCGCCAGCCAGACCATCCTCCCCGACTCCGAAGGCGCCATCGACGGCCACCTGCTGGAGGTCGGCCTCACCTTCCACCTGCTCAAGGACGTGCCCGGCCTCATCTCCAAGAACATCGAGAGGAGCCTAGTGGACGCGTTCAAGCCGCTGGGGATCAGCGACTGGAACTCCATGTTCTGGATCGTGCACCCCGGCGGACCAGCGATCCTCGACCAGGTGGAGGCCAAGCTGGGCCTTGAGAAGGAGAAGATGAAGGCGACGCGGCAGGTGCTGAGCGAGTACGGGAACATGTCCAGCGCATGCGTGCTCTTCATCCTCGACGAGATGAGGAAGCGATCCGCCGAGGACGGAAAGGCAACCACCGGGGAGGGGCTGGAGTGGGGGGTGCTCTTCGGGTTCGGCCCGGGGCTGACGGTGGAGACGGTAGTCTTGCACAGCATCCCCATTGCCACCCGATGA